One Pseudodesulfovibrio senegalensis DNA segment encodes these proteins:
- a CDS encoding SurA N-terminal domain-containing protein: MLEIMRENAQSWIIKILFAIIILAFVLTFGLGGFNDKGDPIVAYVDDDPISRVEFETKLARFVENLRQNKNLTPAQLESPELKQMVLNDMISRRLLLREAGKLGITISNEEVYKAISSMPAFWNKDKRFDKERYTALLRRSRTTPEQFEADFRQNLLQGKLQRFVTKTAQGTPEQGRAIYNWLREQARIKYLIINPEDFLEKAEVTDEAVAKFYQDNLDKFQKPATAKFEYIAFTPRELAAAQPVSEEELKAYYEAHKESYKQKEQVKARHILIALAPTATPAEVEQGLERIKKVLAQAKKGKDFAELAKEYSEGPSAATGGELGWFGHGAMVQPFEEAAFAMKKGAISEPVRTDFGWHIIKVEDRKESRQQDFDEVKNQLRDTIAEDKAADKVSDLLDESMDRLFSGMTLKEIAKELKLDVSTTPMVSAQQVQQVFGMTAEAAEVLFAAPLAEKPKTPLAIEGGYVLAEKLKDEPSAPIPMETVKDSIRKSLRAQEAAELARKQAEDILAKLTGEEAIPTMERYKSSIKTSEAFRRQGPIPALGQNQQLIAATFKAEEKSWLPEVYRTQAGFIVASLAERIAAPADEWEKEKDAWIKTATDRYSQEMFQAYLETLRAEASIEIVRPDLLN, translated from the coding sequence ATGCTTGAGATAATGCGTGAAAACGCCCAGAGCTGGATCATCAAGATTCTCTTTGCCATCATCATACTCGCCTTCGTGCTCACCTTCGGGCTGGGCGGGTTCAACGACAAGGGCGATCCCATCGTCGCATACGTGGACGACGATCCCATCTCCCGCGTGGAGTTTGAGACCAAGCTGGCGCGTTTCGTGGAAAACCTGCGCCAAAACAAAAACCTCACGCCCGCGCAGCTGGAAAGCCCGGAGCTCAAGCAGATGGTGCTCAACGACATGATTTCGCGCAGACTGCTGCTGCGCGAGGCCGGCAAGCTGGGCATCACCATCTCCAACGAAGAAGTCTACAAGGCCATCAGTTCCATGCCCGCGTTCTGGAACAAGGACAAGCGCTTCGACAAAGAGCGCTACACTGCCCTGCTGCGCCGCAGCCGCACCACCCCGGAACAGTTCGAGGCGGATTTCCGCCAGAACCTGCTTCAGGGAAAGCTGCAGCGCTTCGTGACCAAGACCGCACAGGGCACCCCGGAACAGGGGCGCGCCATCTACAACTGGCTGCGTGAACAGGCCCGCATCAAATACCTGATCATCAACCCCGAAGACTTCCTTGAAAAAGCCGAAGTCACGGATGAAGCCGTTGCCAAGTTCTATCAGGACAATCTGGACAAATTCCAGAAACCGGCCACGGCCAAATTCGAATACATTGCCTTCACCCCCCGCGAACTGGCTGCGGCCCAGCCCGTTTCCGAGGAGGAACTCAAGGCCTACTATGAGGCGCACAAGGAAAGCTACAAGCAGAAAGAACAGGTCAAGGCGCGCCACATCCTGATAGCGCTTGCGCCCACGGCCACTCCGGCCGAAGTTGAACAAGGGCTGGAACGCATCAAGAAGGTGCTGGCCCAGGCCAAAAAGGGCAAGGACTTCGCCGAGCTGGCCAAGGAATATTCCGAAGGCCCCTCGGCGGCCACGGGCGGCGAACTGGGCTGGTTCGGCCACGGCGCCATGGTGCAGCCCTTTGAAGAAGCGGCGTTTGCCATGAAAAAAGGTGCCATTTCCGAACCGGTACGCACGGATTTCGGCTGGCACATCATCAAGGTGGAAGATCGCAAGGAAAGCCGCCAGCAGGACTTTGACGAGGTCAAGAACCAGCTGCGCGACACCATTGCCGAAGACAAGGCCGCGGACAAAGTCTCCGACCTGCTCGACGAATCCATGGACCGCCTGTTCTCGGGCATGACCCTCAAGGAAATCGCCAAGGAGCTCAAGCTCGACGTTTCCACAACGCCCATGGTCTCCGCACAGCAGGTACAGCAGGTGTTCGGCATGACCGCCGAGGCCGCTGAAGTCCTGTTTGCCGCACCGCTGGCCGAAAAGCCCAAGACCCCGCTGGCCATTGAAGGCGGCTACGTTCTGGCCGAAAAACTCAAGGATGAGCCGTCCGCACCGATCCCCATGGAAACGGTGAAGGACAGCATCCGCAAGAGCCTGCGCGCGCAGGAGGCTGCCGAGCTGGCCCGCAAGCAGGCCGAAGACATTCTTGCCAAGCTCACGGGCGAAGAGGCCATCCCGACGATGGAACGGTACAAATCGTCCATCAAGACCTCGGAAGCGTTCCGCCGACAGGGTCCAATCCCGGCACTGGGACAGAACCAGCAGCTCATTGCCGCAACCTTCAAGGCCGAGGAAAAATCCTGGCTGCCCGAGGTCTACCGCACCCAGGCCGGATTCATCGTGGCCAGCCTTGCCGAACGCATTGCGGCCCCGGCCGATGAATGGGAAAAGGAAAAGGACGCCTGGATCAAGACCGCCACGGACCGCTATTCGCAGGAGATGTTCCAGGCCTATCTTGAAACCCTGCGCGCCGAGGCCTCTATCGAAATCGTTCGCCCGGACCTGCTCAACTAG
- a CDS encoding PEP/pyruvate-binding domain-containing protein produces the protein MNRGWDFCSIGGGTDAKFRMYHELMAHKVRDILLISTPYDAWVMEEDCKLSERIVSEYRGLNLSHPPRLTWVSSVDDALSELERRSFDLVIHMPQIADMADVNAASAVKKAAPDMPVVLLTHRDVRFPEGRPDWYDRHFVWSGDAELLVAVVKSCEDAWNVDFDTRSAGIRVIIFVEDSPRYVSSLLPILYKELVIQTQSVLEHGLNQEHRLLTMRARPKILLAETFEQAMELFETYSENVQGVISDVRFPLAGKKCDDAGVRLLREIKDRRRDIPLLMASNEPSNAEQAAAIPAFFVDKNSPLLVEAGKRFVADQLGFGDFIFRREDGSEMARAASLYALEKLMRVIPDDVFLRHARHNDFSRWFFARTEFGLACMVRPLTEGDFKDVSTLREFLVERINERRKQRQKGVVVNFNPRDFDPATDFMKIGDGSLGGKARGLAFLFAMLERATDLQEKYADSMEITAPRTLALATTCFDEFVDLNGLRHLAETDMDDDEVVRLFEAAVFPDWLRRQLGAYLMEIRHPLSVRSSSLLEDAQFQAYAGLYSTYMLPNDHPDLEYRLERLEQAVKLVFASTYFRSPKAFSRRVNLRTDEERMGVMIQEVVGERHDDHFYPAMSGVAQSYNYYPFGRMKPEDGVATVAMGLGKTVVDGEKCLRFSPRHPQVLPQCPTTDEALRNAQSSFYSLAMPGIRGASVRKGANVVRRDMADAEPDGPLSLLASTYLPDQGIVRDTAAIPGPKVMLFAPVLKHRSIPLARVLDDVLTVAQEAMGGPVEMEFAVNMPVDGRKPVFSLLQVRPMSALAALNRVDIGEDDVARSFCYSEHALGNAEKDDITEIVYVRPDRFDPAHTERMAREIGAVNRRMVEQNRPYLLIGPGRWGSSDPWLGIPVKWADISGVSVIVETYAENLKVEPSQGSHFFHNITTLGINYVMVPQAGNSRLDWDWIMAQPHEDAGEFVACAVLPKPLSVKVDGRSSRCVMLAGH, from the coding sequence ATGAACCGTGGTTGGGATTTTTGCTCCATAGGCGGCGGAACAGACGCCAAGTTTCGCATGTATCACGAGCTCATGGCGCACAAGGTCCGGGACATCCTGCTCATATCCACGCCCTATGATGCGTGGGTCATGGAGGAGGATTGCAAGCTTTCCGAGCGCATTGTCAGCGAGTATCGCGGGTTGAATCTTTCACACCCGCCACGGCTCACGTGGGTCTCCTCGGTGGACGACGCCCTGAGCGAGCTGGAGCGCCGTTCCTTTGATCTGGTCATCCATATGCCACAGATCGCGGACATGGCCGACGTGAACGCGGCCAGTGCCGTGAAAAAGGCTGCCCCGGACATGCCCGTGGTGCTGCTCACGCACCGCGACGTGCGTTTTCCCGAAGGCCGTCCGGATTGGTACGACCGCCATTTCGTCTGGTCCGGCGACGCGGAGTTGCTGGTGGCCGTGGTCAAGTCCTGCGAGGACGCATGGAACGTTGATTTCGACACCAGAAGCGCGGGCATTCGGGTCATCATTTTTGTGGAGGATTCGCCACGCTACGTGTCCTCGCTGTTGCCCATCCTGTACAAGGAACTGGTCATCCAGACCCAGTCCGTGCTGGAGCACGGACTGAACCAGGAACATCGCCTGCTGACCATGCGCGCCCGGCCCAAGATTCTGTTGGCGGAGACGTTTGAGCAGGCCATGGAACTCTTCGAGACCTATTCCGAAAACGTGCAGGGCGTGATTTCGGACGTGCGGTTCCCCTTGGCTGGTAAAAAGTGCGACGATGCCGGTGTGCGCCTGCTGCGCGAAATCAAGGACAGGCGCAGGGACATTCCCCTGCTTATGGCCAGCAACGAGCCGTCCAACGCGGAACAGGCCGCTGCCATTCCGGCATTTTTCGTGGACAAGAATTCACCCCTGCTGGTGGAGGCGGGAAAACGTTTCGTGGCCGACCAGCTCGGGTTCGGAGATTTCATCTTCCGCCGCGAGGACGGCAGTGAAATGGCCCGCGCAGCAAGCCTGTATGCGCTGGAAAAGCTCATGCGTGTCATCCCGGACGACGTTTTCCTGCGCCATGCACGCCACAATGATTTTTCCCGCTGGTTTTTCGCGCGCACCGAATTCGGGCTGGCCTGCATGGTGCGGCCTCTGACCGAAGGGGATTTCAAGGATGTGTCCACTCTGCGGGAGTTTCTGGTGGAACGCATCAATGAGCGCCGCAAGCAGCGCCAGAAGGGCGTGGTTGTCAATTTTAACCCCCGCGACTTTGACCCGGCCACGGACTTCATGAAGATCGGCGACGGGTCGCTGGGCGGCAAGGCGCGCGGCCTGGCCTTTTTGTTCGCCATGCTGGAGCGGGCCACGGATCTGCAGGAAAAATATGCGGACAGCATGGAGATAACCGCGCCGCGCACGCTGGCACTGGCCACCACCTGTTTTGACGAATTCGTGGACCTCAACGGCCTGCGGCATCTGGCCGAAACCGACATGGATGACGATGAGGTCGTGCGCCTGTTCGAGGCGGCAGTTTTCCCGGACTGGCTTCGCCGCCAACTGGGCGCGTATCTCATGGAAATACGCCATCCGCTGTCCGTACGTTCGTCCAGCCTGCTGGAAGACGCGCAGTTTCAGGCCTATGCCGGGCTCTATTCCACCTACATGCTGCCCAACGACCACCCTGATCTCGAATATCGGCTGGAAAGGCTGGAACAGGCCGTCAAGCTGGTGTTCGCCTCAACGTATTTCCGGTCGCCCAAGGCCTTTTCCCGGCGTGTGAACCTGCGCACGGACGAGGAGCGCATGGGCGTGATGATTCAGGAAGTTGTGGGCGAGCGGCATGATGACCATTTTTATCCGGCCATGTCCGGCGTGGCCCAGTCCTACAACTATTACCCCTTTGGTCGCATGAAGCCCGAGGACGGCGTGGCCACCGTGGCCATGGGGCTGGGCAAGACCGTTGTGGACGGGGAAAAATGCCTGCGTTTTTCGCCCCGGCATCCGCAGGTGCTGCCGCAGTGCCCGACAACGGACGAGGCCCTGCGCAACGCCCAATCCTCGTTCTATTCACTTGCCATGCCGGGCATACGGGGCGCGTCCGTGCGCAAGGGCGCCAACGTGGTGCGGCGTGACATGGCCGATGCCGAGCCGGACGGGCCGCTTTCCCTTCTGGCGTCAACCTACCTGCCGGATCAGGGCATCGTTCGCGACACGGCCGCCATTCCCGGCCCCAAGGTCATGCTTTTCGCCCCGGTGCTCAAGCACAGGAGCATTCCGCTGGCCCGCGTGCTGGACGATGTGTTGACCGTGGCGCAGGAGGCCATGGGCGGGCCGGTCGAGATGGAATTTGCCGTGAACATGCCCGTTGACGGGCGCAAGCCTGTGTTTTCTCTTTTGCAGGTGCGGCCCATGAGCGCACTGGCCGCCCTCAACCGTGTGGATATCGGCGAGGACGATGTCGCCCGGTCCTTCTGTTATTCCGAACATGCGCTGGGCAATGCGGAAAAGGATGACATCACCGAAATCGTCTACGTGCGGCCGGACAGGTTTGATCCGGCGCACACCGAGCGCATGGCCCGCGAGATCGGAGCCGTGAACCGGCGCATGGTGGAACAGAACCGCCCGTACCTGCTCATCGGCCCGGGGCGCTGGGGCTCGTCCGACCCGTGGTTGGGCATCCCGGTCAAGTGGGCCGACATATCCGGCGTTTCCGTGATCGTGGAGACCTATGCCGAGAATCTGAAAGTGGAGCCGTCGCAGGGATCTCATTTCTTTCACAACATCACCACGCTGGGCATTAATTACGTCATGGTGCCGCAAGCCGGGAACAGTCGGCTGGACTGGGATTGGATCATGGCTCAGCCCCATGAGGACGCGGGTGAATTCGTGGCCTGTGCGGTGCTGCCGAAGCCGCTGTCCGTCAAGGTGGACGGCCGCAGTTCCCGGTGCGTGATGCTGGCAGGCCACTGA
- a CDS encoding metallophosphoesterase family protein — MRLAVISDTHCSKAPAWLDHVYRTWLEPADFLFHCGDITSFDTWSFLLQHPNFHAVRGNCDWDPGLVDALEPMISIDAGGLAVGLTHGWGPRPQVADRVAQAFGAEYDLVCYGHTHARDWSVNSGVRLCNPGSLGETGSLAIITVHPDRSMDCEFVDADI; from the coding sequence ATGCGGCTGGCCGTCATTTCCGACACCCATTGTTCGAAAGCTCCCGCCTGGCTCGACCATGTGTACCGCACGTGGCTCGAGCCGGCGGATTTTTTGTTCCATTGCGGGGACATTACCTCCTTCGACACATGGAGTTTTCTGCTCCAGCATCCCAATTTCCATGCCGTGCGCGGCAATTGCGACTGGGACCCGGGCCTTGTGGACGCGCTCGAACCCATGATCTCCATTGACGCGGGCGGCCTTGCCGTGGGCCTGACCCACGGATGGGGACCTCGTCCGCAGGTGGCAGACAGGGTGGCGCAGGCCTTTGGTGCCGAATACGACCTCGTATGCTACGGCCATACCCACGCCCGCGACTGGTCTGTGAACAGCGGGGTGCGCCTGTGCAACCCGGGCAGCCTCGGCGAAACCGGGTCGCTGGCCATCATCACGGTGCATCCGGATCGTTCCATGGACTGCGAGTTCGTGGACGCGGACATTTGA
- the gdhA gene encoding NADP-specific glutamate dehydrogenase, which translates to MEILDLIRQRDPNEREFHQAVGEVVESIKPVLDRNPQYRSAGIMDRIIEPERVILFRVPWVDDQGEVHVNRGFRVEMNSAIGPYKGGLRFHPSVNLGILKFLAFEQVFKNALTTLPMGGGKGGSDFDPKGKSDMEVERFCQSFMIELSRHIGANTDVPAGDIGVGAREIGYLFGMYKRLRNEFTGVLTGKGLNWGGSLIRPEATGYGSVYFAAEMLDARGDSLDKKTALVSGSGNVAQFTMEKLLELGCTPVTFSDSSGYIYDQKGVDREKLDFIMQLKNVRRGRVKEYADQYPEAVYTPADPGADHNPLWNHKADCAFPSATQNEINEKDAQNLVDNGVFVVSEGANMPTTPEGIEIFIDNKILYGPGKAANAGGVSVSGLEMTQNSMRFNWTRDEVDHRLRIIMKTIHRNCMETAEQYGTPYNYMNGANIAGFVKVADAMLDQGVV; encoded by the coding sequence ATGGAAATCCTGGATCTGATCAGACAACGGGACCCCAACGAACGTGAATTTCATCAGGCAGTGGGCGAGGTGGTGGAATCCATCAAGCCCGTGCTGGACCGCAATCCCCAGTACCGGAGCGCGGGCATAATGGACAGGATCATCGAACCGGAGCGGGTCATCCTGTTTCGCGTGCCCTGGGTGGACGACCAGGGTGAGGTGCATGTGAACCGGGGGTTCCGCGTGGAAATGAACAGCGCCATCGGTCCGTACAAGGGCGGGTTGCGTTTTCACCCCTCGGTAAATCTGGGCATACTCAAGTTCCTTGCTTTTGAGCAGGTATTCAAGAACGCGCTGACCACCCTGCCCATGGGCGGGGGCAAGGGCGGCTCGGATTTTGACCCCAAGGGCAAGTCGGACATGGAAGTGGAGCGTTTCTGCCAGAGCTTCATGATCGAGCTTTCGCGCCACATCGGAGCAAACACCGATGTTCCGGCCGGGGACATCGGCGTGGGCGCGCGCGAGATAGGCTATCTTTTCGGCATGTACAAGCGGTTGCGCAACGAATTCACCGGCGTGCTCACGGGCAAGGGGTTGAACTGGGGCGGCAGCCTGATCCGGCCGGAGGCCACGGGCTACGGTTCCGTGTATTTCGCTGCGGAAATGCTGGATGCGCGTGGCGATTCTCTGGACAAGAAGACAGCGTTGGTGTCCGGGTCCGGCAACGTGGCCCAGTTCACCATGGAGAAGCTGCTGGAGCTTGGTTGTACGCCCGTGACCTTCTCGGATTCATCGGGCTATATTTACGACCAGAAGGGCGTGGACCGCGAAAAGCTGGATTTCATCATGCAGCTCAAGAACGTACGGCGCGGACGGGTCAAGGAGTACGCGGACCAGTATCCCGAGGCCGTGTATACTCCGGCGGACCCGGGCGCGGACCACAATCCCCTGTGGAACCACAAGGCGGACTGCGCCTTTCCCAGCGCCACACAGAACGAGATCAACGAGAAAGATGCGCAGAATCTGGTCGACAACGGCGTGTTCGTGGTTTCCGAGGGAGCCAATATGCCCACCACGCCTGAAGGAATCGAAATATTCATCGACAACAAGATCCTCTATGGGCCGGGCAAGGCCGCCAATGCCGGCGGGGTTTCGGTCTCCGGGCTGGAAATGACCCAGAACAGCATGCGTTTCAACTGGACCCGCGATGAAGTGGACCACCGGTTGCGCATCATCATGAAGACCATCCACAGGAACTGCATGGAAACGGCCGAGCAGTACGGTACGCCCTACAACTACATGAACGGCGCGAACATCGCCGGGTTCGTCAAGGTGGCGGACGCCATGCTGGATCAGGGCGTTGTCTAA
- the mlaD gene encoding outer membrane lipid asymmetry maintenance protein MlaD yields the protein MKKYSKETAVGIFVLIGLVVVAYMSIKLGNVTMFSDDYYVLQANFTDVSGLKANAPVQIYGVEVGFVRSISLDQKDGMAHLELMIRKNVKLTDDAIASIKTSGLIGDKFVKIAPGGVGDPVGDGDTLFETEPAIDIEGLISKFAFGKV from the coding sequence ATGAAGAAGTACAGCAAGGAAACCGCAGTCGGTATTTTTGTGTTGATCGGTTTGGTGGTCGTGGCCTATATGAGCATCAAGCTTGGCAACGTGACCATGTTCTCCGACGACTATTATGTGTTGCAGGCGAATTTCACGGATGTTTCCGGGCTCAAGGCCAATGCCCCGGTGCAGATTTACGGCGTGGAAGTCGGTTTTGTCCGCAGCATCAGCCTCGACCAGAAGGACGGCATGGCGCATCTCGAACTGATGATCCGCAAGAATGTCAAGTTGACCGACGACGCCATTGCGTCCATCAAGACAAGCGGGCTGATCGGCGACAAGTTCGTGAAGATCGCACCCGGCGGCGTGGGCGACCCTGTGGGTGACGGAGATACGTTGTTTGAAACCGAACCGGCCATCGACATCGAGGGCCTTATCAGCAAGTTCGCTTTCGGGAAGGTGTAG
- a CDS encoding MlaA family lipoprotein, producing the protein MRLYIAIIAFFMVVLSAPVSVMADAGQQDAAIQLAQFEDDEIWTDSGELITDDLNRQQVKVSDPLEGWNRFWFQVNDALYFGVFKPLAQGYAFVIPERPRGWVKNFFENLMYPVRLVGCLLQGKFESAGMETSKFIINSTIGLAGFADLTEGRKTVRPIPTGDEDIGQAFGAWGMGPGPYLVWPVLGPSSTRDTVGYVGEYFITPTTYIHPWYWSVATKSYARINKLTFEIGRYESIVDSSVDPYAAVRDAYLKLRAKKVAE; encoded by the coding sequence ATGCGTTTGTATATTGCGATAATTGCGTTTTTCATGGTGGTGCTTTCCGCGCCGGTTTCGGTCATGGCCGATGCCGGGCAGCAGGATGCGGCCATTCAGTTGGCGCAGTTTGAGGATGATGAAATATGGACCGACTCCGGCGAGTTGATTACCGACGATCTGAATCGACAGCAGGTCAAGGTCAGCGATCCCCTCGAAGGCTGGAACCGTTTCTGGTTTCAGGTCAACGATGCCCTGTATTTCGGCGTATTCAAGCCCTTGGCGCAGGGCTATGCGTTCGTCATTCCCGAACGTCCCCGCGGCTGGGTCAAGAATTTCTTTGAAAACCTGATGTATCCTGTCCGTCTGGTGGGTTGCCTGTTGCAGGGCAAGTTCGAATCCGCGGGCATGGAAACCTCCAAGTTCATCATCAATTCCACCATTGGATTGGCCGGCTTCGCCGACCTGACCGAAGGACGAAAGACCGTACGCCCCATCCCCACGGGAGATGAGGACATCGGGCAGGCGTTCGGCGCATGGGGCATGGGTCCCGGCCCGTATCTGGTCTGGCCCGTGCTCGGCCCCAGCTCCACGCGGGATACCGTGGGTTACGTGGGTGAGTATTTCATCACTCCCACCACCTACATCCACCCGTGGTACTGGTCCGTGGCCACCAAGTCCTATGCCCGGATCAACAAGCTGACCTTTGAGATCGGCCGCTACGAATCCATCGTGGATAGTTCCGTTGACCCCTATGCAGCGGTGCGCGATGCCTACCTGAAGCTGCGCGCCAAGAAGGTTGCGGAATAA
- a CDS encoding MlaC/ttg2D family ABC transporter substrate-binding protein gives MNRKNRVQCSLAAIALCAVLLLPALAVAEMTPTETLKEGVDKIIAILKDPSVNTDDGKDKIIQKLSSMADDYFAFEQLTMRAVGRPWLKMPAELQEKLVASFRKLLELTYLKQIRQYDDEKVVYKREMVKGSKAMVLTDVVAKDKVFSVNYKLVKLDGRWYVYDIIGEGISLVKNYRSQFNEILHDSDTAGLIDRINERVAALEAAQNKSE, from the coding sequence ATGAACAGGAAGAACCGAGTCCAGTGTAGCCTCGCAGCCATTGCGCTGTGCGCGGTGCTGCTGCTCCCGGCTCTGGCCGTGGCAGAAATGACCCCGACCGAAACTCTCAAGGAAGGCGTGGACAAGATCATCGCCATCCTCAAGGATCCGTCCGTCAACACCGACGACGGCAAGGACAAGATCATTCAGAAACTCAGCAGCATGGCCGATGATTATTTTGCCTTCGAGCAGTTGACCATGCGGGCTGTCGGGCGTCCGTGGCTGAAAATGCCCGCTGAATTGCAAGAAAAGCTGGTGGCCTCGTTCCGCAAGCTGCTGGAGCTGACCTACCTGAAACAGATTCGTCAGTACGACGATGAAAAGGTCGTGTACAAAAGGGAGATGGTCAAGGGTTCCAAGGCCATGGTCTTGACGGATGTAGTTGCTAAGGATAAGGTATTCTCAGTAAATTATAAGCTCGTGAAGCTTGACGGGCGTTGGTATGTCTATGACATCATCGGTGAGGGGATCAGCCTGGTGAAGAATTATCGTAGTCAATTCAATGAGATATTGCACGATAGTGATACTGCTGGGTTGATTGACCGTATCAACGAACGCGTGGCAGCTCTTGAGGCTGCGCAGAACAAGAGTGAATAG